In the Anguilla anguilla isolate fAngAng1 chromosome 7, fAngAng1.pri, whole genome shotgun sequence genome, one interval contains:
- the LOC118232455 gene encoding solute carrier family 22 member 4-like isoform X6 produces MEPLAFLSLPVLSFPFLSSPFHVTTSALVMRDYDEITSFLGEWGPFQRTVFVLLSLSSIPNGYGGLCMVFLSDTPRHRCSLPHVNLTGFNLSRALPAEHVGGRMDYSRCARYKMLNGTEALFANETEGCADGWDYDTEQYISTITTEWNLVCSDAWKVPFSLSVFFMGVLTGSIICGQVADRFGRKSVLFVSIAAQTVFTLLQVASVNWEMFATLYFITGVGQISNYIAAFILGNEVLGESYRLAFSTVGMCAFYAVGYAVLPLCAYFIRSWRTLLLVLALPGFLYLPLWWFIPESPRWLLSQGRLKEAEDIVRAAAEKNGVRPPGVIFREEDSAKLLENGSDHPKTSYTYVDLVRTRKIRNITILNVILWFSVTVSYFGLSLSTPNMNGDPYLNCLLSAVMELVAYTGAWLLLKVVSRRLIISATLLIGGAALLLIQMVPEKFSSFTIGMAMVGKLGVTAAFSVLYISAMELYPTVVRGMGVGVCSMTSKIGSVLSPFLAFVGTYNKALPYIVMGLLTLAMGLLSLLLPETRGIALPEDLCHVQAITCCCYSGKPSTELEGCKKDQLHAEEKSV; encoded by the exons ATG GAGCCTCTTGCTTTCCTTTCCTTGCCTGTCctgtcctttcctttcctttcctccccTTTCCACGTAACGACCAGTGCGCTCGTGATGAGGGACTACGACGAGATCACCTCCTTCCTGGGGGAGTGGGGCCCCTTTCAGCGGACCGTCTTCGTCCTGCTCAGCCTCAGCAGCATTCCCAACGGCTACGGCGGGCTGTGCATGGTGTTCCTGTCGGACACGCCGCGTCACCGCTGCAGCTTGCCGCACGTGAACCTGACCGGCTTCAATCTGAGCCGGGCTCTGCCCGCGGAGCATGTCGGCGGCCGGATGGACTACAGTCGGTGCGCGCGCTACAAGATGCTAAACGGCACAGAGGCGTTGTTCGCCAACGAAACTGAGGGATGCGCGGACGGTTGGGACTACGACACGGAGCAGTACATTTCCACGATAACAACAGAG TGGAACCTCGTCTGTTCAGACGCCTGGAAGGTTCCGTTCAGCCTGTCCGTGTTTTTCATGGGGGTCCTGACAGGCTCCATCATCTGTGGGCAGGTTGCAGACAG ATTCGGCAGGAAGTCCGTACTCTTCGTCAGCATCGCGGCGCAGACCGTCTTCACTCTCCTGCAGGTGGCCTCCGTCAACTGGGAGATGTTTGCCACCCTCTACTTCATCACTGGAGTGGGACAGATTTCCAATTACATCGCTGCTTTCATTTTAG GTAACGAGGTGTTGGGGGAGTCCTACCGCTTGGCCTTCTCCACCGTGGGCATGTGTGCGTTTTACGCGGTGGGCTACGCTGTTCTTCCTCTGTGCGCGTACTTCATCCGCTCCTGGAGGACTCTCCTGCTCGTCCTCGCCCTGCCCGGATTCCTCTACTTACCCCTCTGGTG GTTTATTCCGGAGTCCCCACGGTGGCTGCTGTCCCAAGGTCGTCTGAAGGAGGCAGAGGACATCGTCCGGGCTGCAGCCGAGAAAAATGGCGTCAGACCTCCCGGGGTTATATTTCGGGAAGAGGATTCCGCTAAacttttg GAAAATGGCTCTGATCACCCTAAAACCTCATACACATACGTGGACCTGGTCAGGACCAGAAAGATAAGGAATATAACCATCCTCAACGTCATCCTCTG GTTCAGTGTTACCGTTAGTTACTTTGGCCTGTCGCTGAGCACCCCCAACATGAACGGCGACCCCTACCTAAACTGCCTTCTCTCGGCCGTCATGGAGCTGGTCGCCTACACGGGGGCGTGGCTCCTGCTGAAGGTGGTCTCTCGCCGCCTCATCATCTCCGCCACGCTTCTGATTGGAGGAGCCGCCCTGCTGCTCATTCAGATGGTTCCGGAAA AGTTCAGCAGCTTCACCATCGGCATGGCGATGGTGGGGAAGCTCGGGGTGACCGCAGCGTTTTCGGTGCTGTACATCTCGGCCATGGAGCTGTACCCCACGGTGGtgcgggggatgggggtgggcgTCTGTTCCATGACCTCAAAGATCGGAAGCGTTCTCTCGCCCTTCCTGGCATTCGTGG GTACATATAACAAGGCCCTCCCCTACATAGTGATGGGGCTCCTGACACTGGCGATGGGACTGCTGAGTCTACTTCTGCCCGAAACACGGGGCATTGCCCTGCCAGAGGACCTCTGCCATGTACAGGCCATTACCTG
- the LOC118232455 gene encoding solute carrier family 22 member 4-like isoform X4, translated as MLADGRPSHVKQTFHYELRRGEVLTSLVALVMRDYDEITSFLGEWGPFQRTVFVLLSLSSIPNGYGGLCMVFLSDTPRHRCSLPHVNLTGFNLSRALPAEHVGGRMDYSRCARYKMLNGTEALFANETEGCADGWDYDTEQYISTITTEWNLVCSDAWKVPFSLSVFFMGVLTGSIICGQVADRFGRKSVLFVSIAAQTVFTLLQVASVNWEMFATLYFITGVGQISNYIAAFILGNEVLGESYRLAFSTVGMCAFYAVGYAVLPLCAYFIRSWRTLLLVLALPGFLYLPLWWFIPESPRWLLSQGRLKEAEDIVRAAAEKNGVRPPGVIFREEDSAKLLENGSDHPKTSYTYVDLVRTRKIRNITILNVILWFSVTVSYFGLSLSTPNMNGDPYLNCLLSAVMELVAYTGAWLLLKVVSRRLIISATLLIGGAALLLIQMVPEKFSSFTIGMAMVGKLGVTAAFSVLYISAMELYPTVVRGMGVGVCSMTSKIGSVLSPFLAFVGTYNKALPYIVMGLLTLAMGLLSLLLPETRGIALPEDLCHVQAITCCCYSGKPSTELEGCKKDQLHAEEKSV; from the exons ACATTCCACTACGAACTGAGGAGGGGTGAAGTGTTGACCTCtttggt TGCGCTCGTGATGAGGGACTACGACGAGATCACCTCCTTCCTGGGGGAGTGGGGCCCCTTTCAGCGGACCGTCTTCGTCCTGCTCAGCCTCAGCAGCATTCCCAACGGCTACGGCGGGCTGTGCATGGTGTTCCTGTCGGACACGCCGCGTCACCGCTGCAGCTTGCCGCACGTGAACCTGACCGGCTTCAATCTGAGCCGGGCTCTGCCCGCGGAGCATGTCGGCGGCCGGATGGACTACAGTCGGTGCGCGCGCTACAAGATGCTAAACGGCACAGAGGCGTTGTTCGCCAACGAAACTGAGGGATGCGCGGACGGTTGGGACTACGACACGGAGCAGTACATTTCCACGATAACAACAGAG TGGAACCTCGTCTGTTCAGACGCCTGGAAGGTTCCGTTCAGCCTGTCCGTGTTTTTCATGGGGGTCCTGACAGGCTCCATCATCTGTGGGCAGGTTGCAGACAG ATTCGGCAGGAAGTCCGTACTCTTCGTCAGCATCGCGGCGCAGACCGTCTTCACTCTCCTGCAGGTGGCCTCCGTCAACTGGGAGATGTTTGCCACCCTCTACTTCATCACTGGAGTGGGACAGATTTCCAATTACATCGCTGCTTTCATTTTAG GTAACGAGGTGTTGGGGGAGTCCTACCGCTTGGCCTTCTCCACCGTGGGCATGTGTGCGTTTTACGCGGTGGGCTACGCTGTTCTTCCTCTGTGCGCGTACTTCATCCGCTCCTGGAGGACTCTCCTGCTCGTCCTCGCCCTGCCCGGATTCCTCTACTTACCCCTCTGGTG GTTTATTCCGGAGTCCCCACGGTGGCTGCTGTCCCAAGGTCGTCTGAAGGAGGCAGAGGACATCGTCCGGGCTGCAGCCGAGAAAAATGGCGTCAGACCTCCCGGGGTTATATTTCGGGAAGAGGATTCCGCTAAacttttg GAAAATGGCTCTGATCACCCTAAAACCTCATACACATACGTGGACCTGGTCAGGACCAGAAAGATAAGGAATATAACCATCCTCAACGTCATCCTCTG GTTCAGTGTTACCGTTAGTTACTTTGGCCTGTCGCTGAGCACCCCCAACATGAACGGCGACCCCTACCTAAACTGCCTTCTCTCGGCCGTCATGGAGCTGGTCGCCTACACGGGGGCGTGGCTCCTGCTGAAGGTGGTCTCTCGCCGCCTCATCATCTCCGCCACGCTTCTGATTGGAGGAGCCGCCCTGCTGCTCATTCAGATGGTTCCGGAAA AGTTCAGCAGCTTCACCATCGGCATGGCGATGGTGGGGAAGCTCGGGGTGACCGCAGCGTTTTCGGTGCTGTACATCTCGGCCATGGAGCTGTACCCCACGGTGGtgcgggggatgggggtgggcgTCTGTTCCATGACCTCAAAGATCGGAAGCGTTCTCTCGCCCTTCCTGGCATTCGTGG GTACATATAACAAGGCCCTCCCCTACATAGTGATGGGGCTCCTGACACTGGCGATGGGACTGCTGAGTCTACTTCTGCCCGAAACACGGGGCATTGCCCTGCCAGAGGACCTCTGCCATGTACAGGCCATTACCTG
- the LOC118232455 gene encoding solute carrier family 22 member 5-like isoform X9 has protein sequence MLADGRPSHVKQTFHYELRRGEVLTSLEPLAFLSLPVLSFPFLSSPFHVTTSALVMRDYDEITSFLGEWGPFQRTVFVLLSLSSIPNGYGGLCMVFLSDTPRHRCSLPHVNLTGFNLSRALPAEHVGGRMDYSRCARYKMLNGTEALFANETEGCADGWDYDTEQYISTITTEWNLVCSDAWKVPFSLSVFFMGVLTGSIICGQVADRFGRKSVLFVSIAAQTVFTLLQVASVNWEMFATLYFITGVGQISNYIAAFILGNEVLGESYRLAFSTVGMCAFYAVGYAVLPLCAYFIRSWRTLLLVLALPGFLYLPLWWFIPESPRWLLSQGRLKEAEDIVRAAAEKNGVRPPGVIFREEDSAKLLENGSDHPKTSYTYVDLVRTRKIRNITILNVILWFSVTVSYFGLSLSTPNMNGDPYLNCLLSAVMELVAYTGAWLLLKVVSRRLIISATLLIGGAALLLIQMVPEISPVTP, from the exons ACATTCCACTACGAACTGAGGAGGGGTGAAGTGTTGACCTCtttg GAGCCTCTTGCTTTCCTTTCCTTGCCTGTCctgtcctttcctttcctttcctccccTTTCCACGTAACGACCAGTGCGCTCGTGATGAGGGACTACGACGAGATCACCTCCTTCCTGGGGGAGTGGGGCCCCTTTCAGCGGACCGTCTTCGTCCTGCTCAGCCTCAGCAGCATTCCCAACGGCTACGGCGGGCTGTGCATGGTGTTCCTGTCGGACACGCCGCGTCACCGCTGCAGCTTGCCGCACGTGAACCTGACCGGCTTCAATCTGAGCCGGGCTCTGCCCGCGGAGCATGTCGGCGGCCGGATGGACTACAGTCGGTGCGCGCGCTACAAGATGCTAAACGGCACAGAGGCGTTGTTCGCCAACGAAACTGAGGGATGCGCGGACGGTTGGGACTACGACACGGAGCAGTACATTTCCACGATAACAACAGAG TGGAACCTCGTCTGTTCAGACGCCTGGAAGGTTCCGTTCAGCCTGTCCGTGTTTTTCATGGGGGTCCTGACAGGCTCCATCATCTGTGGGCAGGTTGCAGACAG ATTCGGCAGGAAGTCCGTACTCTTCGTCAGCATCGCGGCGCAGACCGTCTTCACTCTCCTGCAGGTGGCCTCCGTCAACTGGGAGATGTTTGCCACCCTCTACTTCATCACTGGAGTGGGACAGATTTCCAATTACATCGCTGCTTTCATTTTAG GTAACGAGGTGTTGGGGGAGTCCTACCGCTTGGCCTTCTCCACCGTGGGCATGTGTGCGTTTTACGCGGTGGGCTACGCTGTTCTTCCTCTGTGCGCGTACTTCATCCGCTCCTGGAGGACTCTCCTGCTCGTCCTCGCCCTGCCCGGATTCCTCTACTTACCCCTCTGGTG GTTTATTCCGGAGTCCCCACGGTGGCTGCTGTCCCAAGGTCGTCTGAAGGAGGCAGAGGACATCGTCCGGGCTGCAGCCGAGAAAAATGGCGTCAGACCTCCCGGGGTTATATTTCGGGAAGAGGATTCCGCTAAacttttg GAAAATGGCTCTGATCACCCTAAAACCTCATACACATACGTGGACCTGGTCAGGACCAGAAAGATAAGGAATATAACCATCCTCAACGTCATCCTCTG GTTCAGTGTTACCGTTAGTTACTTTGGCCTGTCGCTGAGCACCCCCAACATGAACGGCGACCCCTACCTAAACTGCCTTCTCTCGGCCGTCATGGAGCTGGTCGCCTACACGGGGGCGTGGCTCCTGCTGAAGGTGGTCTCTCGCCGCCTCATCATCTCCGCCACGCTTCTGATTGGAGGAGCCGCCCTGCTGCTCATTCAGATGGTTCCGGAAA tctCTCCTGTAACCCCGTAG